In the Telopea speciosissima isolate NSW1024214 ecotype Mountain lineage chromosome 2, Tspe_v1, whole genome shotgun sequence genome, one interval contains:
- the LOC122650704 gene encoding uncharacterized protein LOC122650704 codes for MLKNCLAKVAEDNPRRWAELLSEVLWAFRTWQRISTGTTPFTLTYGHDAILPMEISVKSTRVAFQQRFTPATYSEAMLVELEDLDEERLVAFDRILASKEKLATTYNRKVVAKNFQKRDLVLKAILPIGSKDPAYGKWSPIWEGPFMVHQALRGGAYRIKEVKGAVHLKPINRKFLKRYYSTMWDLG; via the coding sequence ATGTTAAAGAATTGCCTGGCCAAAGTGGCGGAGGACAACCCAAGGAGATGGGCAGAGTTGCTATCTGAAGTCTTATGGGCATTCAGGACATGGCAACGAATAAGTACTGGGACTACGCCATTCACCCTGACTTATGGGCATGATGCAATCTTACCTATGGAAATAAGCGTCAAGTCTACCAGGGTGGCATTCCAACAGAGGTTCACACCGGCTACCTATAGTGAAGCCATGTTGGTTGAGCTTGAAGACTTGGATGAAGAGCGCCTCGTGGCCTTTGACCGGATACTAGCATCTAAGGAAAAGTTGGCGACGACCTATAACAGAAAGGTGGTTGCTAAGAACTTCCAGAAAAGAGATCTGGTGCTAAAAGCCATCCTGCCAATTGGTTCTAAGGATCCTGCCTATGGTAAATGGTCCCCTATTTGGGAGGGGCCATTCATGGTGCACCAAGCACTCAGGGGCGGGGCCTATAGGATAAAGGAAGTAAAAGGGGCTGTCCATTTGAAGCCCATCAACAGAAAGTTTCTAAAAAGGTACTACTCCACGATGTGGGACCTGGGATGA
- the LOC122653183 gene encoding protein YIF1B-like, producing the protein MYDNMGAQSGVPRPPYPQSNPLGNAFYGAGSGLIQGGLGAYGEKILGSSSENVQSIISKYFSDPQYYFQVNDQYVRNKLKVILFPFLHRGHWTRIAEPVGGRLSYRPPIYDINAPDLYIPLMGFGTYVVLAGFSLGLIGKFSPEALTLQFTRGLLGWFLQVLLLKSSLYSLGIGEAPLLDIVAYGGYAFTGMCVAVLGRFLWGYTYYFLMPWMCLCMGIFLVKTMKQVLFAEVRNYDSSKHHYLLLFMALVQFPFFIWLGNIGA; encoded by the exons ATGTATGATAATATGGGAGCACAGTCTGGGGTGCCAAGGCCTCCCTACCCTCAAAGCAATCCTCTAGGGAATGCATTCTATGGAGCTGGTTCAGGACTCATCCAAGGTGGACTGGGTGCATATGGAGAGAAAATCCTGGGTTCAAGCTCTGAAAATGTACAAAGCATT ATAAGCAAGTATTTCTCCGATCCCCAGTACTATTTCCAGGTGAATGACCAGTATGTGAGGAACAAATTGAAGGTTATTCTATTTCCATTCCTACACAGG GGGCATTGGACGAGGATAGCCGAACCAGTTGGGGGCAGGCTCTCCTATAGACCTCCAATCTATGACATAAATGCTCCAGATTTGTACATTCCCTTAATGGGATTTGGTACCTATGTGGTTCTTGCCGGTTTCTCGCTGGGACTTATTGGGAA GTTTAGCCCAGAAGCTTTAACTTTGCAGTTCACCAGAGGACTACTAGGCTGGTTTTTACAAGTTCTGCTGCTTAAATCATCACTGTATTCATTGGGGATTGGAGAGGCACCTCTGCTGGACATTGTGGCATATGGTGGTTATGCTTTTACTGGGATGTGTGTGGCTGTTTTGGGTAGGTTCTTGTGGGGCTACACATACTATTTCCTGATGCCATGGATGTGTTTGTGCATGGGGATCTTCTTGGTGAAGACGATGAAGCAAGTACTGTTTGCAGAGGTGAGGAATTATGATTCGAGCAAGCATCACTATCTCTTGCTTTTCATGGCTTTGGTCCAGTTCCCTTTTTTCATCTGGCTTGGCAACATAGGGGCTTGA